A single window of Toxoplasma gondii ME49 chromosome Ib, whole genome shotgun sequence DNA harbors:
- a CDS encoding hypothetical protein (encoded by transcript TGME49_321390), producing the protein MKVKSTRLNRKKGAAPLESSRPPRKEAFRVGSLLGSPSRETETKTTPRQSYADVARCAGSPGSIGDESSPSCTLLQKVSRRQFGSMKGQRDEPRDSGNLDLPCVPPLTYADIVKRPQSPGITCEELAVSTGQTRTKSYAEVLALSKVEDETERATELCSAVRLPRKRGPEEFREPRLRSTHIKPSAVARHQPSFLSRERNGGRLCDADSESSLLEQHPVLLSSRSRRNRKRASVSRCCSGVDKAHGNTSGTKTQRIGESAQTWPHYRAFLDDTSAVINARLATGLACCLLSPRHQSPEDHTHRGLTSRRLPVEEKPWLSSEAFSGEPSFDGSTWTSYLADPSQRVHPATCFDSLTAGEWQAAVAISMHLYALHDQCVTYQKRSFVCVP; encoded by the coding sequence ATGAAGGTGAAATCGACTAGActgaacagaaaaaaggggGCAGCTCCCCTCGAATCTTCTCGGCCTCCGCGAAAGGAAGCATTTCGCGTTGGAAGTCTGCTTGGGTCCCCGTCCCGCGAAACTGAGACCAAAACCACCCCTAGACAGAGCTACGCCGACGTCGCGCGGTGTGCGGGAAGTCCGGGGAGCATCGGCGATGAGTCGTCACCTTCTTGTACGTTGCTGCAGAAAGTCTCAAGGCGACAATTCGGATCTATGAAAGGCCAGCGAGACGAACCCAGAGACTCTGGAAACTTGGACCTCCCCTGTGTGCCGCCGCTGACCTACGCAGACATCGTCAAACGGCCGCAGTCCCCTGGGATCACTTGCGAGGAGCTTGCGGTTTCAACAGGACAGACGAGAACAAAGAGCTACGCCGAGGTCCTGGCTCTCTCCAAGGTTGAGgatgagacagagagggcgaCGGAACTTTGTTCTGCAGTTCGCTTGCCTCGAAAACGCGGTCCCGAAGAATTCCGCGAGCCTCGCCTCCGATCGACGCACATCAAACCGAGCGCGGTTGCGCGACATCAGCcgagttttctctccaggGAAAGGAATGGCGGCCGTCTCTGCGACGCAGACTCTGAGTCCTCGCTCTTGGAGCAGCATCCCGTCCTTCTTAGCTCTCGGAGTCGACGAAACCGAAAGCGCGCGAGCGTGTCACGGTGTTGCTCAGGCGTCGACAAAGCGCACGGGAACACTTCCGGtacaaagacgcagagaatcGGGGAGAGTGCTCAAACCTGGCCGCATTACCGAGCTTTCCTCGACGATACTTCAGCCGTTATCAACGCGAGATTGGCCACAGGACTCGCCTGTTGCCTCCTCAGTCCTCGCCACCAGTCCCCCGAGGACCACACACATCGCGGACTCACAAGCAGACGCTTGCCCGTTGAAGAAAAACCGTGGCTTTCCTCGGAGGCATTCTCTGGTGAGCCGTCTTTCGACGGCAGTACGTGGACGAGCTATTTAGCAGATCCCTCCCAAAGGGTACATCCCGCGACTTGTTTTGACAGTCTTACTGCGGGAGAATGGCAAGCAGCTG
- a CDS encoding microsomal signal peptidase (spc12) domain-containing protein (encoded by transcript TGME49_321400~Predicted trans-membrane domain (TMHMM2.0):29-52:55-78) — translation MGISSCGETLASCFKAVKSGTVDFKGQERVYSWLIYFAWAGGLSGFFVGGILEDFTVTVYTILMCMAIAAILCFPSWPCFHRHPVEWTPHDPARLAALFTQHQTQEETPQKGAGKKRGKKSAEVKRKN, via the coding sequence ATGGGGATCTCTTCGTGTGGCGAGACGCTTGCCTCCTGTTTCAAGGCGGTGAAGTCCGGAACCGTTGACTTCAAGGGGCAGGAGCGAGTATACTCGTGGTTGATATACTTTGCGTGGGCGGGTGGCCTCAGCGGGTTTTTCGTCGGAGGGATTCTGGAAGACTTCACGGTCACAGTGTACACGATTTTGATGTGCATGGCCATTGCGGCGattctctgttttccgtCGTGGCCATGTTTCCACAGACACCCTGTCGAGTGGACGCCGCACGACCCCGCCAGGCTGGCTGCTCTCTTCACGCAGCATCAAACCCAGGAAGAAACTCCTCAGAAAGGTGCggggaaaaaacgagggaagaagagcgctgAAGTGAAACGGAAAAACTGA